GGGATGCTTATCGCGTTAACTACGGCACCGAACCCAACGGCCCGACACCTAGCATCCATCGTTTACGGCGTGGACTACCAGGGTATCTAATCCTGTTTGCTACCCACGCTTTCGTACCTCAGCGTCAGAACTTGTCCAGCAGGCCGCCTTCGCCACCGGTGTTCCTCAAGATATCTACGGATTTCACTCCTACACCTGGAATTCCGCCTGCCTCTCCAAGCCTCAAGCACAGCAGTATCAGAGGCAATTCCTCGGTTGAGCCGAGGGCTTTCACCCCTGACTTACTGCGCCGCCTACGCACGCTTTACGCCCAGTGATTCCGATTAACGCTTGCACCCTCCGTATTACCGCGGCTGCTGGCACGGAGTTAGCCGGTGCTTCCTCTGGAGGTACCGTCAGCAAAAGAGCCTATTCGACTCTAATGGTTTCTTCCCTCCTGACAGCGGTTTACGACCCGAAGGCCTTCTTCCCGCACACGGCGTCGCTGCGTCAGGGTTTCCCCCATTGCGCAATATTCCCCACTGCTGCCTCCCGTAGGAGTCTGGGCCGTGTTTCAGTCCCAGTGTGGCTGATCATCCTCTCAAACCAGCTACTCATCGTTGCCTTGGTAGGCCATTACCCCACCAACAAGCTAATGAGACGCGGGCCCATCCGACAGTGGTAGCTTACATGTAGAGGCCACCTTTCCCCCGTAAAGTTAAATACGAAGCGTATCCGGTATTAGCAGGCGTTTCCGCCTGTTATCCCGATCTGTCGGGTAGATTACCCACGCGTTACTCACCCGTGCGCCGCTCTACTCATCTCCCGAAGGAAACTTTCTCGCACGACTTGCATGTGTTAAGCACGCCGCCAGCGTTCAATCTGAGCCAGGATCAAACTCTCCAGTTGTATAACTTGGAGTATTAGTTTGATCACTCTCGTCACAAGCTGACCCTTACGGGTCATGTGATTAAGCGATCTTTCGCTCAACTCGCTATTTAATTGTCAAAGACCGAAGTTCCGTTTCTCGGAACGCCTTGCCGAAGCAAGGAAGGGCAAACTATGTTTTTGTGTCGCCCCTGTCAACCGTTTTTTTAACTTTTTTTCGGGCGCCCCGTTTGGGACATTCCGAAAAGCCGCTCCGGCTAACCGCTCGATATATTTGGAAAGAACAAGTCGCTCTGTTTGGCCCGTGTGGGCTGCCCCGTCGCGACGAAGAGAGATTCTACGGAAACACCCTTCACAGGTCAAGCGCTTTTTTCGAAAAAATGAACCTTTCTTTCACTTCTTTTGCAAGCTACTGTTTTTATTGATGTATTTTTATACCCTTTTTGGAGCCTCATTTGCTCCATATTGGGTTCATAATGGCTTTTCCCGTCACAAGAACTCATCTGAGCCTTCAAAAACACTCTTCCGCCCCTTCGCTCTCCCCGCTTCAGGGGGCGATTTTTAGGCTCCGACTTCCTTCTCATAATCATATTTAGTGCTGTCCACGTCTTCTACCATTATATATGGTGACAGCATCTTCACTGGAAGTCAGAGTCACTGGCTCCATCAAAACAGTTTGAAGGGAGATTCATCATGACTGCGGAAATCATGACACTCGGCCCCATGCTTATCGGATCGGTTCGTCACGTTGGCCCTTATGCGGAGTGCGAGTCAGCGTGGCATACTCTTCTCGCCTGGGCCACCGAGAGTCAGGTTCTGAGACAGGATACGGCGTTTATCGGCATTTGCCATGACGATCCGAACCAGACTCCCCCGGAGCAGATCCGCTACGATGCCTGCATAACCGTTCCCGACGGCGTCGGTGGTAGCGAAGCCGTCACCCTTGGCACCATCCCTGCCGGCGACTACCTGTCTTTGATGCATTCCGGATCATATGAAGGACTCGGCAATGCATGGGGTGCCCTGTTCGAGCAGGAGCTGCCAACGTGTGGGAAAGAGTTCGATCCCAAAAAACCCTGTTTTGAGCAATATCTCAACAGTCCGCAGCAGACACCGCCTGAAGATTTGCGCACGAGGCTGTTCGTCCCGTTGAAATAAAAAAGGGCCCCGGAGTTTTCCGGAGCCCATATCATATATATCGGCCAGCCCCCTACTGCCTGAGAAACTCGCGAAACGCCCGGACCGTTGCGTACAGGTCCGCCTTTGATGCGAGCTCGAACGGGCTGTGCATGGAAAGCACCGGCATACCAACGTCGATGATATCCATACCATATATAGCAAGGAACTTGGCGACGGTACCGCCGCCCCCCATATCGACCTTGCCGAGCTCCGCCATCTGCCACGGCACCTCGGCTTCATCGAAGATGGACCTTAGCCAGCCGATGAATTCGGGGTGGGCATCGTTTGCGCCGACCTTGCCCCGGTGCCCGGTGAACTTGTTGAAGCATGGCCCATAGCCCATGAAGGCCGCATTGCGCTCTTCATGAACATCCTTGAAGTTCGGATCCACCGCGGCGGCAACGTCAGCCGACAGAGCCGTGCCGTTCATCATTACACGCGAGAGTTTGGCATCCGGCTCCCAGCTCTCAAGCAGCTCGTCCAGGGTGTACTCGAAGAAAAGCGACTTTGCCCCGGTGGCACCGTCCGAGCCGATCTCTTCCTTGTCCCAAAGCAGCACGATCTGAGTGAACTCCGGCTCCGGCTCGTCGAGCAGGGCCTCCAGTGCGCAGAAGCAGCTGGAACGGTCATCATGGCCGTAGCCGCCGATCATTGAGGAATCGAGTCCGACGTAACGCGCGGGTCCAGCCGGAACCGCCTGCAGTTCGGCGCTGATCAGGTCCGATTCGTCGATGCCATAGCGGTCATGCAGCAGACCGAGGATCATATGCTTGACCCTCGCCCCCTTTTCGGGCTTGTCCTCGCCTTCTCCCAGTAGCGGCACCGTGCCGAGAACCACATTGAGTTTTTCTGCTTCAAAAGCTTCCGAAACCTTCTTCTCCATATCCTTATGGGCGAGGTGCGGCAGCAGGTCCGTCACGGTCAACACCGGATCTTCCGGCTTTTCACCAACTTCCACACGAACCACATCGCCGTCGCGCTTGACGACGACACCGTGCAGAGCAAGCGGCATGGTCAGCCACTGATATTTTCGGATGCCTCCGTAATAGTGGGTCTTGGCAAGGCATATTTCCGTATCCTGATACAGCGGGCGCTGCTTGAGGTCGAGGCGCGGGGCATCTGCGTGCGCTCCCACCAGTCTGAATCCTTCGGAGAGCGGCCTGCGGCCCTTGCGTGCGAAAAATCCAGTCTTGCCGCGCTGAATGCGCATCACGGCATCGGCCCCGAAGTCCTCGACGAATCCGGCCTGTTCTGCCCTTTTGCGGGCGTAATTCATCACCAGCCGTTCGGTTTTGCACGCAGACAGGAAGTCCACATAGCGGGCTGCCATTTCATCCATGGCGGTACGGTCCGCCTCGGAGGTATAGGTCTCCCACGCATTCTTCGGGGTATATTCCAATTCGGACTTACTCATTCGGTATTCCTCTCTGTTTTCGGAAGCGACCTATAAAGGAAGTATTTCTTGTAACGTTCGGCCCCGAACCTGTGGTCGGTACGAATCCGGCCTGCTCCCGTCGGGAGTCAGGGATACTATGTTCGGGGGAGTTTGAAAAGGTGGGGAGGAAGGCGGATGTGCAGCAACGATGGAATGAACTATCCATCATAAATCCCAAAAAAGCCGGACATCCCGTTTACGGGATGTCCGGCTTGAAACTCGACTTCGGCAACGGTTATGTCAACGCCTGACGAATGGCTCCGGCCGCAAGGCGGTATTCCTTGGGATCAAGCGTGCGCGGGTCGAGGCAGAAGACATCGTCCTCAATGCGCGCCACCAGCGGGGGTTCCGTGTCCAGAAGCCGCTTCTTCAGTTCCGGGACGCTCAGCTCGCGCGGCTGGACCGTCACCAGGGCCGTGTCCAGGTCCTGTTCCGGAAACGCCCCGCCACCTACGCGGGAAACGCCTTTTCTGACGCCCACGGTGACCGCGTCGCCCAGTTCCTCGCGCAGGACTTTCGCCAGACGGTTGGCCCGGCTGCGCAGATTTTTGTACGGCATGGTGATCATATTCAGCGTGGGCACGCTCGACTTGGCCTTATCCATATCCAAATACAGCCGCAAGGTGGCCTCAAGGGCGGCAAGCGTCATTTTGTCGATGCGCACCGCGCGATTGATCGGGTTCTTCTTGATCATGTCGATCCAGCGTTTGCGACCGACGATGATCCCCGCTTGTGGACCGCCGAGCACTTTATCCCCTGAAAAGGAAACCACATCCGCGCCCTGCGCGACGACTTCCTGAACAGTGGGTTCGTTGATCAGCCCCATACCGTCGAAACGGAACAGGCTGCCGCTACCCAGATCCTCCAGCACCGGCAGGTCGTACCTGTCGCCCAATTCACGCATCTCGGGCAGGGA
This DNA window, taken from Desulfovibrio oxyclinae DSM 11498, encodes the following:
- a CDS encoding aminopeptidase — translated: MSKSELEYTPKNAWETYTSEADRTAMDEMAARYVDFLSACKTERLVMNYARKRAEQAGFVEDFGADAVMRIQRGKTGFFARKGRRPLSEGFRLVGAHADAPRLDLKQRPLYQDTEICLAKTHYYGGIRKYQWLTMPLALHGVVVKRDGDVVRVEVGEKPEDPVLTVTDLLPHLAHKDMEKKVSEAFEAEKLNVVLGTVPLLGEGEDKPEKGARVKHMILGLLHDRYGIDESDLISAELQAVPAGPARYVGLDSSMIGGYGHDDRSSCFCALEALLDEPEPEFTQIVLLWDKEEIGSDGATGAKSLFFEYTLDELLESWEPDAKLSRVMMNGTALSADVAAAVDPNFKDVHEERNAAFMGYGPCFNKFTGHRGKVGANDAHPEFIGWLRSIFDEAEVPWQMAELGKVDMGGGGTVAKFLAIYGMDIIDVGMPVLSMHSPFELASKADLYATVRAFREFLRQ
- a CDS encoding AraC family transcriptional regulator; this encodes MTAEIMTLGPMLIGSVRHVGPYAECESAWHTLLAWATESQVLRQDTAFIGICHDDPNQTPPEQIRYDACITVPDGVGGSEAVTLGTIPAGDYLSLMHSGSYEGLGNAWGALFEQELPTCGKEFDPKKPCFEQYLNSPQQTPPEDLRTRLFVPLK